In Pseudomonas sp. HR96, the DNA window CAACTGGCGATTCGTCTGCAGCGACATGTTCGGTGAACGGAAGACCCGATGCCCCAAGGGCAACCAAAGCGCTCTTGCCAGAGTTCGATTCACCGAGCATCAGGTACCAAGGCAAGCGATGCAACGACCGGCGCCCCCCCAGATGTTCAAGAAGACGCTGCAGCTGACGCCCCAGGAAATGCTCCTGTTCATTGACATGCGCCAGACCCGGATCGGCCACCACCGCCGCCGCACGCTCGCGCTCACGGTGCAATTGCGCATGCCGGTGTCGCAGCGACAGCGACCAGAGCAGCAGCGGCACCATCAGCACCAGTACGCTGGCCAACATCCGCATGCTGAGCTCGGCCAGTGGCCGCTCATCCCGCCACTGCCAATGCGGCCCCAGCCACCAGATACCAAGCAGCGCCAGGGCCACGGCAAGCCCCAGCAGCACCGGCATCGCCGAGCGGAACTGGCGCACGACCGACAGGCCCCAGCGCTTGAGGTGAGTCCAGACTAACTGCATGCTGTAGCTCCTGAATTATTGTTTTTTGCTGGGGGCGGCGCCAAGGTGGCCGCCGTGCACCAGACGTCGATACAGATCCGGCTCCCAGGCATCGGCCGAGGTCGCGGCCATCAGCCGGGCCGCATTGGCGTACAGATCGTCCGCCAGCCAACTCAAGCCACGGGCTCCCAGCAAATCAGCGGCGATGACACTGGCGTGGCAACGCTGGCGCGGCGCGCTGTGCCCGGCCTGCATGGCCTGCAGGCGCAACAGCACCACCTCCACCCCTTCGTTGCCCAACTGCGCCACCAACTCCTCGCGCAGGACGCCATACTCCTGCGCCGCGCCGCCAGCGGCATCGGGGCCACGGGCGGCCGTGAGCCAGGCGCGGGTCTGCTCGTCGACAAACGCGCTGCCATCGCTGAAACACAGATTCATCAGCCCCGGCACCCGGCGCACGAAGCGCACGCTGGCCAGATGGATGGCGGCCGCCACGTCCTCCATGGCCAGACGCACCGCAGTGGCCGATGCCAGGTAGCTGCCGCGAATCCAGAACGGCGCGGCGGCCACGCTGCGCTCGATACGCAGCAGCAACGCCGGCTCTACCGCAACCCCGGCCAGGGCTTCCTGATAACCCTCGACGAGGTCCTTGGGCACTGCCGTCAACTCGGTCAACCGCTCACGGCGAGCACTCGGCGCGGTGTGGATATGCCCCCACAGGGCAAAGCGCCGCAGCTGATACCCGGTAGGGTCGTAGATGTCCTGCTGGTTGATCAGATCGGCCATCGCCAACGCCGCACGCCGGGTCTCGCGCTCGTTGCCCAGGCCCGCCGGCTTGCAGGCCGAGCCCTGCACCAGTTCGTGCAGGGTGCCGGGCTGCTCGCTGGCGGCCGTTTGCTCAGGCTGCGCGCCGCGCTTGTCGAGCAGTTGGCCCAGTGCATGCAGCGGCTCCTCGGGCAGTTGCGTCAGGGCCGCGCAGGATTGCAGTCTTGCCAGCGCGCCCTGGGCCTGCCGCAAGGCCTGCGCACTGAAGCTGTCTGCGACCAGGCCCGGCAGGGCTTCGCTCAGCCGCTCGACCATCTGCTGGACCTGCCTGCGCTTGGCCGGCAGGCCCGTCGGACCGGGTTTCGGATAAGCGCTGAGCCAATAGTGTTCAACCAGGCCCGCGAGCAGGGCCAGCGAATCGCTCCACGCCGGCCACTGCCCAAGGCGCAGCCAGGCCGTCAGCAGATGGCCGACGATACGCAATTGTTTGCACTGCCCGGTGAGGTAGGCGCAGGACTCGCCCTCGATGAACTCCCAGTCGATGGAAGCCTGATGCAGGCCTCCGACCTTGATCATCTCCTGATCGATGGCCTGGTAGGTCTGAGCCTCGATATCGAACAGGCCGGCAGGCGCCTCGACGGACACCGGCTGGAGCAGCGACAGCACCCGGGCTGACATTTCGGAATTCACCAGTGACATGCCTTGCGCTCCTCTTCGATCATCGGTGCCAGGCCGGTGGCGTCGAACTGCAGCCCATCGAGGCTCGGCTCATCGCTGCGCACGCTGATACGGCTGCCCTGTCCGAGACGGCGGATCAACTCAACCGCCGGCAGCCCGCGCCCGGCGTCGATCACCCGGCCATCCTCCAGCACTCGCCAATGGCGCGGCGGCGCCACAGCGCGTTCGTCGACCAGCAACTGCAGCGATACCGCATGCCGCTTGAGCGGCCGCTCAAGCAACAGCTGCAACCGAGAAATGTCAGCCTGACAGCTGATGACCAGGTAGCGCGCGTCGTCGAAAACCTCGACGGCAGGCGCCGAGATCAACACCCGCTGTTGCGCCGAGCCAGGGGCTTCGGGATCGATGGACATGACAAACCCGCGCTGTTCGGGGTCGCGCTGACGCTCGTTGGCCACCAGCCAGGCAAAGGCCTCCGACGCCCGCGGCGGGGCCTTGCGAGGTGGCTCGAGCGCCGCCGTACCTGCCACCTGGTCAAAGCAGGCCAGGCGCTCTAGCCCGGACACTATGGCGGTGCAATCGCGGGTCGCCGCAACACTGTTGCGGGCGCCGATCAACAGCGCGACCCACAAGACAAGATAGATATATCTGTTCATGCCAAAAGGCTCCCTGCCCCGCTCACCCAAGGGCCTCGTCGAAGTTGAAACTGGCCAGTCAGGCGACCTGCAAGCGCTTATGTACTGAACGGTTAAAAACATCGAAACCGCCGAATTGGCGGCAATATAGTCCAGCACCCGGGCAAATCACAAAACAAATATCCTCTTACACTTTCGCAACAAAAAGTCCTTGATCGACCTCTCTTCTAGCGCTCAACCTAATTAGGTCAAAAACAACCAGACCCCCAACTATTTCATAGGCGCTATTTGTAGGAAAAGTTACCGGCACCAGGGAATTTTTCCACCTCTGCGAAGGAAATTTCCTACAAATGACAGCTTGCCTCGCTTCTGAAAACTGGCGAGCAAACGACATGAACACTGCATTTAAAACAACAACTAACACATTCATTCAGGAAGCACACCGATGTCCAAAACCTCCGGTTCCGTCGCCCCGAAAGAGCGGATCAACATCAAATACGTGCCCGCCACGGGCGACCAGCAGGCGGAGATCGAGCTGCCGCTCAAGCTGCTGGTCACCGGTGACTTCAAGGGCCAGCCCGACCCGCTGGCGCTGGAGGCGCGGCCATTGATCGGCATCGGCAAGGACAACTTCAACGAGGTGCTGGCCAAGGCCGAGGTGCGCCTGGGCATGACAGTGCCAGCCCTGCTCGGCAACGCCGATGACGACGAGCTCGCAGTGCAGTTGCGCTTCGACAGCCTCGAGGATTTCAGCCCCGACGGCGTGGCCCGGCAGGTGCCGCAGATGCAGAAGCTGCTGGAGCTGCGCAACGCCCTGGTCGCGCTCAAGGGCCCCATGGGCAACGTCCCGGCGTTTCGCCGCAGGCTCCAGGCGCTGATGGCGGACGAACAGGGCCGCCTGCAACTGGCCGGCGAACTGGCGGCCGCGCAGCCCGCCGCGCGCCAGGCCCAAGGCCCCGCCGCTGAATGAATCGGGCGGTGTGCGTCGCTGTGGCGCCGCCTTCTCGCACTTACCTGGAACAATCCGAGGCACGACCACGACATGACCAGTCAAACCCGTTCCGAAGCCGCCGTTGCACACGACTTCGCCCCAGCCCCCGACCTGCTCGACCAACTGATGGCCGAAACCCTGCTGCGCCCCGGCCAGGAGGGATACCAGGTGGCCCGCCAGGGCGTTCAGGCTTTCATCAGTGAGGTCATCAAAAACGATGACCCGGTGCAGGCCGTCAACAAACAAATGGTCGACCAGATGATCGCCGACATCGACCACGCGCTGGGGCGGCAGATGGATGTGATCCTCCATCAGGCGCAGTTCCAGGAGCTGGAGTCGGCGTGGCGTGGGCTGAAGCTGCTGGTGGACCGCACCGATTTTCGCGAGAACATCAAGCTGGAGATACTCAACGCCAGCAAGGAGGACCTGCTCGATGACTTCGAAAATGCAGGCGACATCACCCGCAGCGCCTTGTACAAGCACGTGTATACCGCAGGCTTTGGCCAGTTCGGCGGCGAACCGGTGGCCAGCATCATCGGCAACTACAGCTTCGGGCCGTCGGCGCCCGACATCAAATTGCTCAGTTATGTTTCCTCGGTCGGTGCCATGGCCCACGCCCCCTTCATTACCGCTGCCGGGCCAGAGTTCTTCAACCTCGAGGGCTTCGAAGCGCTGCCAAATCTCAAGGAGGTCAAGGACATCTTCGACGGCCCCCGCCATGCCAAATGGCGCGCGCTGCGCGAGTCCGAGGATGCCCGTTACCTCGCGCTGACGCTGCCGCGCTTTTTGCTGCGCCAGCCCTACCATGCCGAAGAAAACCCCACCCGCAGCTTCGTCTACCAGGAGTTCATCGACGGCCAGCACCAGAACTACCTGTGGGGCAACACCGCCTACTTGATGGCCACGCGCATCACTGACAGTTTTGCCCACTACCGCTGGTGCCCGAACATCATCGGTCCGCAATCGGGTGGTACTGTCGACGACTTGCCGGTACACCTCTACGAGTCGCTGGGCCAACTTCAAGCGAAGATCCCTACCGAAGTACTGATCTCCGACCGCAAGGAATATGAGCTGGCCGAAGAAGGCTTTATCCCGCTGACCATGCGCAAGGACAGCGACAACGCAGCCTTCTTCTCGGCCAACTCGATACAGAAAACCAAGGTGTTCGCCAAGACTCCAGAAGGACAACTCGCCCAGACCAACTACAAACTGGGCTCGCAACTACCCTATTTATTTATCGTCAACCGCCTGGCGCACTACCTGAAGGTGTTGCAGCGCGAGCAGATCGGCAGCTGGAAAGAGCGCCAGGACCTTGAAAGCGAGCTCAACCGCTGGATCAAGCAGTACGTCGCCGACCAGGAAAACCCCTCCGCCGACGTGCGCAGCCGTCGCCCCCTGCGGGCTGCACGAGTGCAGGTGCACGACGTGGCCGGCAACCCGGGCTGGTATCAGGTGGCGCTGTCGGTACGCCCGCACTTCAAGTACATGGGCGCCAGCTTCGAGATCTCCCTGGTCGGCCGGCTGGACCTGGAGTGAGCATGCACCACGGCGCCAGCCTGTTCGAACGCCTGGGCGCCGCGCCCAGGCCCTTGCACAGTCGAACGCCCGAGGCGCAGTTACGCGAACGGGTCGCCGCCATCAAGGCGCATCTGGAGCAACTGCTCAACACCCGCCAGGGCTGCTCGCAAAGCAGCCCCGAGCTGGGCCTGGCCGACTTCAACAGCCAGACGGGCAGCACTGACCTGATGACCCGCATCGGCGCGGATATCCGCCGCACCCTCGGGACCTATGAACCGCGCCTGCAGATTCTTCGACTGCATTCGAGCAGCGATCCCGGCTCGCCGCTGGAGCTGAACTTTCGCCTGGACTGCCAGGTCCTGCTCGACCAACGCCATCAACCGGTGCAGATCGACCTGACGGTCGATCACCGCCATACCCGGGTGAAATAGACCTAGATGAGACTGCCATGCCCCTGAAACGACGCTTTCGCGAGGAGCTCAGCTACCTGCGCGAGTCGGGTCGCGAATTCGCCGCAGACCACCCGCAGCTGGCGCGCTTTCTAGGCGAACAGAGTGGCGATCCGGACGTCGAGCGCCTGCTAGAAGGCTTTGCCTTCCTCACTGCCAAATTGCGCCTCAAGCTCGACGACGATCTGCCGGAGCTGACCCACGGCCTGCTGCAGATGCTCTGGCCCAACTATTTGCGACCGCTGCCCAGCGCAACCATCGTGCGCTTCGAGCCGTTGAAGCAGGCGATCAGCCGGCGCCAGGTGATGCCCAAAGGCACGCGGCTGTTCTCGGTGCCTGTCGACGGCGTCAGTTGCGAATTTCGTACTTGTACCGAGGTCGCCCTATACCCGCTGGAGATCCGGCAAGTGCGGGACACCCATTCGCGTGACGAGTCCGTAGTGCAGGTAGACCTCACCCCCTTTGGCGAGCAGCCGCTCAACGCCATGGGCTGCGATCAGCTAGACCTGCACCTGAGCGGCGACGAAAGCACTGCACTGACGCTGTACCTGTGGCTGGCCAGATACCTGCATCAGGTGCGTATCCATTGTGACGATCAGATCCGCAGTCTGCCCGCCAACGCTCTGCGCTTTCCTGGCTTCGACCCCGAGCAGGCACTGCTGCCTTACCCGCGCAACGTCTTTGATGGGTACCGGATACTGCAGGAGTATTTCGTATTCCCACAACGCTTCCACTTCGTCACCCTCACCGGCCTGGCTGACCTGTGGCCGAGCAGCCACGTCTCACGGGTGCGCCTGGAGTTTCAGTTCAAGCGCCCGATGCCAGCAGGGATCCGGATCGGCGACGACGATATCTGCCTTTACTGCGCCCCTGCAGTCAATCTGTTCGACCACAGCGCCGAACCCATCGACATCGACGGGCGCAGCGAACACGTAGGCCTCAAGCCCAGTAATGCGCTGCCGCATGCCTATGAGATATTCAGCGTCGACGAGGTCGTCAGCTGGCGTACCCAGAGTGTCGGCAAACAGGGCGGCCAACTACGCGTATTCACGCCGTTCGAATCCTTTGCCCATGAAATCGAAACCGCCCATGGCCGTACCGCGCTTTACTACCGCTGCCGTATTGAAGACGCCCTGGACAAGCGCGGTTTTCAGCACCGCATCGCCTTCGTGCGCGGCGACGAAAGCGCCTACATTGGCGAACGCGAGACAGTATCGGTCCAGCTGACCTGCACCAACCGCGATCTGCCCTTGGCGCTGGGCGTAGGCGACATCAGCGTATCGAACGAAGCAACCCCGACCT includes these proteins:
- the tssA gene encoding type VI secretion system protein TssA, which codes for MSLVNSEMSARVLSLLQPVSVEAPAGLFDIEAQTYQAIDQEMIKVGGLHQASIDWEFIEGESCAYLTGQCKQLRIVGHLLTAWLRLGQWPAWSDSLALLAGLVEHYWLSAYPKPGPTGLPAKRRQVQQMVERLSEALPGLVADSFSAQALRQAQGALARLQSCAALTQLPEEPLHALGQLLDKRGAQPEQTAASEQPGTLHELVQGSACKPAGLGNERETRRAALAMADLINQQDIYDPTGYQLRRFALWGHIHTAPSARRERLTELTAVPKDLVEGYQEALAGVAVEPALLLRIERSVAAAPFWIRGSYLASATAVRLAMEDVAAAIHLASVRFVRRVPGLMNLCFSDGSAFVDEQTRAWLTAARGPDAAGGAAQEYGVLREELVAQLGNEGVEVVLLRLQAMQAGHSAPRQRCHASVIAADLLGARGLSWLADDLYANAARLMAATSADAWEPDLYRRLVHGGHLGAAPSKKQ
- the vasI gene encoding type VI secretion system-associated protein VasI; this encodes MNRYIYLVLWVALLIGARNSVAATRDCTAIVSGLERLACFDQVAGTAALEPPRKAPPRASEAFAWLVANERQRDPEQRGFVMSIDPEAPGSAQQRVLISAPAVEVFDDARYLVISCQADISRLQLLLERPLKRHAVSLQLLVDERAVAPPRHWRVLEDGRVIDAGRGLPAVELIRRLGQGSRISVRSDEPSLDGLQFDATGLAPMIEEERKACHW
- the tssB gene encoding type VI secretion system contractile sheath small subunit, whose amino-acid sequence is MSKTSGSVAPKERINIKYVPATGDQQAEIELPLKLLVTGDFKGQPDPLALEARPLIGIGKDNFNEVLAKAEVRLGMTVPALLGNADDDELAVQLRFDSLEDFSPDGVARQVPQMQKLLELRNALVALKGPMGNVPAFRRRLQALMADEQGRLQLAGELAAAQPAARQAQGPAAE
- the tssC gene encoding type VI secretion system contractile sheath large subunit, whose product is MTSQTRSEAAVAHDFAPAPDLLDQLMAETLLRPGQEGYQVARQGVQAFISEVIKNDDPVQAVNKQMVDQMIADIDHALGRQMDVILHQAQFQELESAWRGLKLLVDRTDFRENIKLEILNASKEDLLDDFENAGDITRSALYKHVYTAGFGQFGGEPVASIIGNYSFGPSAPDIKLLSYVSSVGAMAHAPFITAAGPEFFNLEGFEALPNLKEVKDIFDGPRHAKWRALRESEDARYLALTLPRFLLRQPYHAEENPTRSFVYQEFIDGQHQNYLWGNTAYLMATRITDSFAHYRWCPNIIGPQSGGTVDDLPVHLYESLGQLQAKIPTEVLISDRKEYELAEEGFIPLTMRKDSDNAAFFSANSIQKTKVFAKTPEGQLAQTNYKLGSQLPYLFIVNRLAHYLKVLQREQIGSWKERQDLESELNRWIKQYVADQENPSADVRSRRPLRAARVQVHDVAGNPGWYQVALSVRPHFKYMGASFEISLVGRLDLE
- the tssE gene encoding type VI secretion system baseplate subunit TssE; amino-acid sequence: MHHGASLFERLGAAPRPLHSRTPEAQLRERVAAIKAHLEQLLNTRQGCSQSSPELGLADFNSQTGSTDLMTRIGADIRRTLGTYEPRLQILRLHSSSDPGSPLELNFRLDCQVLLDQRHQPVQIDLTVDHRHTRVK
- the tssF gene encoding type VI secretion system baseplate subunit TssF, encoding MPLKRRFREELSYLRESGREFAADHPQLARFLGEQSGDPDVERLLEGFAFLTAKLRLKLDDDLPELTHGLLQMLWPNYLRPLPSATIVRFEPLKQAISRRQVMPKGTRLFSVPVDGVSCEFRTCTEVALYPLEIRQVRDTHSRDESVVQVDLTPFGEQPLNAMGCDQLDLHLSGDESTALTLYLWLARYLHQVRIHCDDQIRSLPANALRFPGFDPEQALLPYPRNVFDGYRILQEYFVFPQRFHFVTLTGLADLWPSSHVSRVRLEFQFKRPMPAGIRIGDDDICLYCAPAVNLFDHSAEPIDIDGRSEHVGLKPSNALPHAYEIFSVDEVVSWRTQSVGKQGGQLRVFTPFESFAHEIETAHGRTALYYRCRIEDALDKRGFQHRIAFVRGDESAYIGERETVSVQLTCTNRDLPLALGVGDISVSNEATPTFATYRNLRRPTRPCRPVLDGSLQWTLISNLSLNYLSLLSAEPLKAVLRAYDFAALHDIQQARTHRKRLDGIIEAHTAPLDWMLKGLPIRGLGTRLQLDQQAFLCEGDLYLFSSVLAQFFALYASINSFHQLDVINTTNNEHYTWPPLTGRQPLI